A genomic window from Tolypothrix sp. PCC 7910 includes:
- the dapB gene encoding 4-hydroxy-tetrahydrodipicolinate reductase, whose product MTNQAPIPVIVNGAAGKMGREVVKAVAQASDLNLVGAIDSSPEHQGKDAGELAGLSEPLEVPITNQLEPMLGYVAGDRQGPPGVIVDFTHPDSVYDNIRSAIAYGIRPVVGTTGLSTEQIEDLANFADKASTGCLIIPNFSIGMVLLQQAAIAASQYFDHVEIIELHHNQKADAPSGTAIKTAQLLGELGKTFNPAIVEETEKLAGARGSLAEEGIRIHSVRLPGLIAHQEVIFGAPGQIYTLRHDTSDRACYMPGVLLAIRKVLQLKSLVYGLEKII is encoded by the coding sequence ATGACAAATCAAGCTCCTATCCCAGTTATTGTCAACGGTGCTGCTGGCAAAATGGGCCGCGAGGTAGTGAAAGCTGTGGCGCAAGCATCTGATTTAAATTTAGTCGGTGCAATAGACAGTAGCCCCGAACATCAAGGTAAAGACGCTGGAGAATTGGCGGGTTTAAGCGAACCCTTAGAAGTGCCAATTACCAATCAATTAGAACCAATGCTGGGGTACGTCGCAGGTGACAGACAAGGGCCGCCTGGGGTAATTGTAGACTTTACCCATCCCGATTCTGTTTATGACAATATTCGCAGTGCGATCGCCTACGGTATTCGTCCCGTTGTGGGTACTACTGGTCTAAGTACCGAACAAATTGAAGACCTAGCAAACTTTGCTGACAAGGCTAGCACTGGTTGTTTGATTATTCCTAACTTTTCCATTGGCATGGTACTGCTACAACAAGCAGCGATCGCCGCCTCGCAATATTTCGATCATGTAGAAATTATTGAACTACATCATAATCAAAAAGCCGATGCGCCTAGTGGAACAGCGATTAAAACTGCACAATTGTTAGGAGAACTAGGTAAAACTTTTAACCCTGCTATTGTTGAAGAAACGGAAAAATTAGCAGGAGCCAGAGGTAGTTTAGCAGAAGAAGGCATTCGGATTCATAGCGTGCGCTTGCCGGGACTGATAGCCCATCAGGAAGTCATTTTTGGCGCACCTGGGCAAATTTATACTTTACGACACGATACAAGCGATCGCGCTTGTTATATGCCAGGAGTACTACTAGCAATTCGCAAAGTCTTACAGCTAAAGTCGTTAGTATATGGGTTAGAAAAGATAATATAA
- a CDS encoding glycosyltransferase, translated as MKILCLFDYASADRSWERWQNKLERESPEHHLWGITHLHKYGIYVDVLPYEKLSLIKRIGEKLKIGDLDQQLRVIFLAHNYDLIYSTCQTSTLLLALLRIIGIFRTPLVVKLERPFNKNKLNQILVKLFAQAHDKILCLSSKTENRLKNDFGVDKNKLALLDWGPDLPSYDDYEFPRYDIGDRKVFVSAGNESRDYNTLVQAFNEVDSPLKIYCAKKSAPTVNLITPNITIQYSQRETLALAWKAISWQELLSEYAKAYAITIPLYIPPHRINTTPLYGVTSLLDAMAMGKPVIMTKHRQANIDVEKEKIGLWVEPGDVKGWKQAVNYLLEHPEEAQEMGNRGRILAEQKYNLEIFGSQLARALKTSAIAVEGKLNFGLKN; from the coding sequence ATGAAGATATTATGTCTTTTTGATTATGCTTCCGCAGATCGGAGTTGGGAACGCTGGCAAAATAAACTAGAAAGAGAGAGCCCTGAACATCACCTTTGGGGGATTACTCATCTTCATAAGTATGGCATTTATGTTGATGTTTTACCTTATGAAAAATTATCATTAATTAAACGCATAGGAGAAAAACTAAAAATTGGCGATTTGGATCAACAGTTAAGAGTAATTTTTCTGGCTCACAATTACGATCTCATCTACTCTACTTGCCAGACTAGTACATTGCTCCTTGCACTACTACGCATTATCGGAATTTTTAGAACGCCACTGGTTGTCAAGCTAGAACGTCCATTTAACAAAAATAAATTAAATCAAATATTAGTCAAACTTTTTGCACAAGCACACGACAAAATTCTCTGTTTGAGTAGTAAAACAGAAAATCGATTAAAAAATGATTTTGGAGTTGATAAAAACAAACTAGCTTTATTAGATTGGGGGCCAGATTTACCATCTTATGATGATTATGAATTTCCTAGGTATGATATAGGCGATCGCAAAGTATTTGTCAGTGCAGGGAATGAGAGCCGAGATTACAATACTCTTGTTCAGGCTTTTAACGAGGTAGATAGCCCTCTAAAAATATATTGTGCTAAAAAGTCGGCTCCTACTGTCAATCTTATTACTCCCAATATCACAATTCAATATAGTCAGCGAGAAACTTTAGCTTTAGCTTGGAAAGCTATTTCTTGGCAAGAATTACTGTCAGAATATGCTAAAGCCTATGCAATTACTATTCCCTTATATATTCCTCCTCACAGAATAAATACAACACCTCTGTATGGAGTAACAAGCTTGTTAGATGCAATGGCTATGGGAAAACCTGTAATCATGACTAAGCATCGACAAGCAAATATTGATGTGGAGAAGGAAAAAATTGGTTTATGGGTAGAACCAGGTGATGTGAAAGGTTGGAAACAAGCAGTTAATTACTTGTTAGAACATCCTGAAGAAGCTCAAGAAATGGGTAACCGGGGGCGGATATTAGCTGAACAAAAGTACAATTTAGAAATTTTTGGTTCACAGTTAGCTAGAGCATTAAAAACTTCTGCGATCGCTGTTGAAGGAAAATTAAATTTTGGCTTAAAAAACTAA
- a CDS encoding TldD/PmbA family protein: MKIDDLSALETSFNQLIETLIIKKKSSEEFTVKLSSERSQFTRFNHAKVRQTGHISDGWIELTLMENQRSSFRQFPFTGNWEIDWQTAYQYLQELREEIGLLPVDPYLVLPTGNNTSREVHSGKLLPIDEVVPAIVQVVTELDFTGIYAGGVVIKGYGDSQGQKHWFATDTFTLDYSLFTPSGQAVKGTFAGSNWDESAYIQKISQDKKQLELLAFSPKELPRGQYKTYFAPAAVADLSMMLSWGAVSEADLQQGNSALAILSRKDKVLSPKFNLKENFKLGLVPRFNAWGEMADPELPIIEKGILVNTLINSRTAKEYQKTANGANSSETLRAPEITPGNLEFAEILPQLDTGLYVSNLHYLNWSDRPNGRITGMTRYACFWVEKGEIIAPIENLRFDESLYRFWGDNLVDFTNFQEFIPEVGTYESRELGGGLVPGMLVEDFTYTL, from the coding sequence ATGAAAATTGATGACCTCTCGGCTTTAGAAACCAGCTTTAATCAACTAATCGAAACATTAATTATCAAAAAAAAATCTAGTGAAGAATTCACTGTAAAACTCAGCAGCGAAAGAAGCCAATTTACGCGATTTAACCACGCTAAAGTGCGCCAAACTGGTCATATTTCTGATGGTTGGATTGAATTGACATTAATGGAGAATCAGCGCAGCAGTTTTCGGCAATTTCCCTTTACAGGAAATTGGGAAATTGATTGGCAAACAGCATATCAATATTTACAAGAATTGCGTGAAGAAATCGGCTTATTACCTGTCGATCCATATTTAGTTTTACCAACAGGAAACAACACCAGCCGCGAAGTACATTCTGGAAAATTATTACCCATTGATGAGGTAGTACCCGCAATTGTCCAAGTAGTTACAGAATTAGATTTTACTGGGATCTACGCTGGCGGAGTTGTTATTAAAGGATACGGCGATTCCCAAGGGCAAAAACATTGGTTTGCTACAGATACTTTTACCTTAGATTATTCTTTATTTACTCCCTCTGGGCAAGCAGTTAAAGGTACTTTTGCAGGTAGTAATTGGGATGAATCTGCTTATATTCAAAAAATTAGTCAAGATAAAAAACAATTAGAATTACTTGCTTTTTCTCCTAAAGAATTACCGCGAGGACAATATAAAACTTACTTCGCACCTGCAGCAGTTGCTGATTTATCAATGATGCTTTCTTGGGGTGCTGTGAGTGAAGCAGATTTGCAACAAGGTAACAGTGCATTAGCTATCCTGTCTCGCAAAGATAAAGTACTGTCGCCAAAATTTAATTTAAAAGAAAACTTTAAACTTGGGTTAGTCCCGCGCTTTAACGCTTGGGGAGAAATGGCAGATCCAGAGTTACCAATAATTGAAAAAGGAATTTTAGTTAATACCTTAATTAACTCGCGAACTGCTAAAGAATATCAAAAAACTGCTAATGGTGCTAATAGTTCAGAAACCTTACGCGCACCAGAAATAACACCAGGAAATTTAGAATTTGCAGAGATTTTACCACAATTAGATACAGGCTTATATGTATCTAACTTGCATTACTTAAACTGGAGCGATCGCCCCAATGGTAGAATCACAGGTATGACTCGTTATGCCTGTTTTTGGGTAGAGAAGGGAGAAATTATCGCCCCCATAGAAAACCTACGTTTTGATGAAAGTTTATATCGATTTTGGGGAGATAACTTAGTTGATTTTACCAATTTCCAAGAATTTATTCCCGAAGTCGGAACCTACGAGAGCCGCGAACTCGGAGGTGGTTTAGTTCCGGGAATGCTTGTAGAAGACTTTACCTATACCTTGTGA